A portion of the Tamandua tetradactyla isolate mTamTet1 chromosome 16, mTamTet1.pri, whole genome shotgun sequence genome contains these proteins:
- the RABAC1 gene encoding prenylated Rab acceptor protein 1, which translates to MAAEKNQQKDAEVDGMSATTLLPKLIPSGPGREWLERRRATIRPWGPFVDQRRFSRPRNLGELCQRLVRNVEHYQSNYVFVFLGLILYCVLTSPMLLVALAVFFGACYILYLRTLQSKIVLFGREVSPAHQYALAGGISFPFFWLAGAGSAVFWVLGATLVVIGSHAAFHQVEAGDGEELQMEPV; encoded by the exons ATGGCGGCCGAGAAGAACCAGCAGAAGGATGCCGAAGTGGATGGGATGAGCGCCAC GACCCTGCTGCCCAAACTGATTCCATCCGGCCCGGGCCGTGAGTGGCTGGAGCGGCGCCGCGCAACCATCCGGCCCTGGGGCCCCTTCGTGGACCAGCGGCGCTTCTCGCGGCCCCGCAACCTGGGCGAGCTGTGCCAGCGCCTGGTGCGCAACGTGGAGCACTACCAGAGCAACTACGTGTTCGTGTTCCTGGGCCTCATCCTCTACTGCGT CTTGACGTCCCCCATGCTGCTGGTGGCTCTGGCGGTCTTCTTTGGTGCCTGTTACATCCTCTATCTGCGCACTCTGCAGTCCAAGATTGTGCTCTTTG GCCGAGAGGTGAGCCCAGCCCATCAGTATGCCCTGGCCGGAGGCATCTCCTTCCCCTTCTTCTGGCTGGCCGGTGCGGGCTCAGCGGTCTTCTGGGTCCTTG GTGCCACCTTGGTCGTCATCGGCTCTCACGCCGCCTTCCACCAGGTGGAGGCTGGGGATGGGGAGGAACTGCAGATGGAGCCTGTGTGA
- the LOC143659089 gene encoding sodium/potassium-transporting ATPase subunit alpha-3 codes for MGIAGSDVSKQAADMILLDDNFASIVTGVEEGRLIFDNLKKSIAYTLTSNIPEITPFLLFIMANIPLPLGTITILCIDLGTDMVPAISLAYEAAESDIMKRQPRNPRTDKLVNERLISMAYGQIGMIQALGGFFSYFVILAENGFLPGNLVGIRLNWDDRTVNDLEDSYGQQWTYEQRKVVEFTCHTAFFVSIVVVQWADLIICKTRRNSVFQQGMKNKILIFGLFEETALAAFLSYCPGMDVALRMYPLKPSWWFCAFPYSFLIFVYDEIRKLILRRNPGGWVEKETYY; via the exons ATGGGCATCGCCGGCTCTGACGTCTCCAAGCAGGCAGCAGACATGATCCTGCTGGATGACAACTTTGCCTCCATTGTCACGGGGGTGGAGGAGG GCCGCCTGATCTTCGACAACCTGAAGAAGTCCATCGCCTACACCCTGACCAGTAACATCCCCGAAATCACCCCGTTCCTGCTGTTCATTATGGCCAACATCCCGCTGCCCCTGGGCACCATCACCATCCTCTGCATCGACCTGGGCACCGACATG GTGCCCGCCATCTCCCTGGCCTATGAGGCTGCTGAGAGCGACATCATGAAGAGGCAGCCCAGGAACCCACGGACAGACAAGCTGGTCAACGAGCGGCTCATCAGCATGGCCTACGGGCAGATCG GAATGATCCAGGCGCTTGGTGGCTTCTTCTCTTACTTTGTGATCCTGGCAGAAAATGGCTTTCTGCCCGGCAACCTGGTGGGCATCCGGCTGAACTGGGATGACCGCACGGTCAATGACCTGGAGGACAGCTACGGGCAGCAGTGG ACGTACGAGCAGAGGAAGGTGGTGGAGTTCACCTGCCACACGGCCTTCTTCGTGAGCATCGTCGTGGTCCAGTGGGCGGACCTGATCATCTGCAAGACCCGGCGCAACTCGGTCTTCCAGCAGGGCATGAA GAACAAGATCCTGATCTTCGGGTTGTTTGAGGAGACAGCCCTGGCCGCCTTCCTGTCCTACTGCCCCGGCATGGACGTCGCCCTGCGCATGTACCCTCTCAA GCCCAGCTGGTGGTTCTGTGCCTTCCCCTACAGTTTCCTCATCTTCGTCTACGACGAAATCCGCAAACTCATCCTGCGCAGGAACCCCGGGG GTTGGGTGGAGAAAGAAACCTACTACTGA